CGACCCGGGCGCCAAAACTTCTTTTAGCGCTTCTACAGTTCTAAAAGTCTCTTGATCTCCTCCAAATCCACCTTTGCTGTCATGTCAATGTTTATTGGAGTTACGCTAACTTTTCTCTCAACTTTAACTGCATACATATCCGTTCCCGGTTCTAATACCTCCTTAGGGCACTGGGTTCCGACTATCCAGTAGTAGGGGCTCCCCTTTGGGTCTATGCGCTCTTCAACAGAGGGCCTATACATCCTTCTTGCCAAGCGGGTAAAAGCTATCTCTGTGTTTTCATCCGCATCATAGGGGACGTTAACGTTCAGCATATCGACTCCTTTTGGGAGGCCTCTCTTTAAAACCGCCGTTGCGATTTTTCTTAGGAAATACTTGGCAGCTGAGAAATCTATTTCTTCACCCTCACCAAATTTGTGTTTTTCCCTGTTAACTTCCAGGCTTATGGCAATGCTCGGGATTTCTTGGGTTGCGGCCTCTATTGCAGCACTTGCAGTCCCGGAAACAGTTATCTCGGTGCTCATGTTTTCTCCCAAGTTTATACCACTTATTGCAAGGTCGAAATCTCCAAATCTGGCCATGGCAAAGATAACGCAATCAACGGGCATTCCATCTAATGCATAGGCTGCTTTTGCACCGTCCATACTTATTCTTTTAGCCCTTAGAGGTCTGTGGATGGTCATTGCCCTTCCACTTGCGCTCCTTTGAAACATTGGGGCAACTATGTAGATCTCTCCCAATCCCTGAAGTGCCTCTACAGCGGCTTTTATCCCTCGCGAGTGAATTCCATCATCATTTGTTACAAGTATCTTTGCCATCTTTACCCCTCTCCATTTTCAACCTTTTCTGGAAGGGAAAGGTATGCAACTATTTCCAGTATCTTTCCAGCCAAGATGAGAAGCGCTCCAAGTCCAAAAACGATCATCAAGACGGTTCCCAGAAAGTACAGGGAGCCGGTTGTTTTAAATACATCAACACCAATTTCATCTGCAATCTCTTCATAGCTCTTTTTAAGGTAGTAAGAGCCGAGAAGGAAGAGGATCCATGCCAAAAATGCCCCCACCAAAAAAGTGGCAATTATATGTCTTAATGCCCAAAAACCCTCCTCCATAGCTCTGAAGGGCATCCCCTTGAACACTACAGCCCCTATCCCAAATAAAACGGCGATTATGAGTACTAAAAATGCCCCCAAAAGGAGGATAAGTGCCACAAGGTAGCTTCTAAAAATGTCCTCCCTTTTGAATTCGTTGGAGATTTCCCTCACCGCAAATAGCGTCATTACCATCCCCGCTATTGTAACTAAAAGCCCTACCCTTGGTATAAGGCCCCCTAAAAGGGAAAGGACGGCTCCTATGCTTCCATAAGTCCTGGCTTCCTTCAAGCTCATAACCTTCACCTACTGCCTTTTGGTTTCATCTTATGAGAATTTCCATCAAACTTAAAAAGCCCTTCTCTAAGCTTTGGTAGGTGAGAATTGATGACATTTTGGACAAGCGAGGACAACGTTGCTGGAAAAAAGGGCATCGCACTTTATGTTATCCTCCCAACTGTTGGCTGCTACCGCTATAGAATTGGGGAAGCCTGTTATATGTGCTCTTATCCAGCGGAAGCCCCCAAAGTTCCTTGGAGCCAAGAGGGGCTTGTGGAATACTTCAAAAAAGCCCTTAAGGAAATTGAGGGTAAAAAGGGTCCAATAGCTGTTAGAATATTCACATCCGGGAGTTTCTTTGACGATGGGGAAGTTAAGAGAGAGACCAGAAGGCAAATCTTCTCTATTCTGGCGGAGATGGATAACGTTGAGGAGATAGTGGTGGAGAGCAGGTCGGAGTTAGTGAGATATGACGCGGTGAGAGAGCTTGTTGAAATTATTGAGGGAAAACACTTCGAAGTTGCCATAGGGCTGGAGACTGCAAATGACGATATTGCAGATGTGAGCATAAACAAGGGGAATACCTTTGAAGAGTTTGTGCGGGCGAGTGAGATAATTAGGGAAGCCGGAGCCAATGTTAAGACGTATCTGCTCTTTAAGCCGATATTTTTGAGCGAAAGGGATGCGATTGAAGATGTAAAGGAGAGCATAAAAAAAGCCGCCCCATACACGGATACATTTTCTATAAACGTGACCAACATACAAAGGGGAACAACCTACGAGAGGCTGTGGGAAAAAGGGGAGTACAGAACACCCTGGCTTTGGAGCGTTGTTGAAATTTTGAAGTGGGCCAAGGGGAACTTTCCGGAGAAAAGGATACTGAGCGACCCGGTGGGAGCTGGCTCAAAAAGAGGACCTCATAACTGTGGTAAATGCGACAAAGCCGTGGCAAAGGCGATTAGAGAATTCTCAAACACTCAAAACCTAAAATTCCTTGAGAACATTGAGCATGACTGTTTGAGAGAGTGGGAATACATAGTTTCCGAGGGGTTGCTCGACTGGCAGCTCCAAATTTGGTGATTAACTTTACAAATATAAAGCCGAGATCCAAAAATTCCAAGCTTGAGAGGGCTGTTTAATGACTATTATTGTACAATAAGGGCATGTTTGTTAGGCATTTGCTCAAAAAAAGCAACCTATAAGCCGAATTTATTCATAGATGAGAAACTTTTCGAAAACTTTAAATGGTTTACATAAGTAAAAACACTTAGCAAATCGCAGGTGATGGTTATGGCAAATGTCGAAGTCAAAAAGGATAATTATCTGGCTGTTGGAAAAACCGAAGCAGTCGAGATAAGCGTTGACACTTTCCTCTGCAAGGGATGCGGCATTTGTGTTGAGATGTGCCCAAGGAAGGTTTTCGAATGGAGCCAAGAGCTCAGTGAAAAAGGAGTGCACTATCCGGTTCCGGTGCATGCTGACAAGTGCGTGAAGTGCAAGCTCTGTGAGCTCCTCTGTCCGGACTTTGCAATAGCTGTTAAGTGGTGATAAGATGATAATCCGAGGAGACGAGCCCGAGCAGATAGGGCTCTTAAAAAGGCTTTACCCCAAGGGAAACTACTTCATGCAGGGCGATGAGGCTATAGCTTATGGAGCTCTTTTTGCCGGGTGCAGGTTTTACGCCGGCTATCCAATAACCCCCGCAAGTGAAATTGCCGAAACAATGGCAAGGGAGCTTCCGAAGCTTAAGGGCTACTACATCCAGATGGAGGATGAGATAGGGAGCATTGCCGCTGTAATAGGTGCTTCTTGGACGGGACTTAAGAGCATGACCGCAACTTCCGGCCCGGGTTTTAGCTTGATGATGGAGAACCTTGGCTATGCCATAATGACAGAGACCCCCTTGGTTTTAGTTGACGTTCAAAGGAGCGGCCCTTCGACAGGTCAGGCAACAAAAGGCGCCCAGGGAGATTTCTTCCAGGCAAGGTGGGGAACTCATGGGGATCATCCAATAATAGCCATTTCTCCAACGAGTGTGGAGGACAGCTTCTGGGAGACAATAAGGGCGTTTAACTTGAGTGAAAAATTCAGAATACCAGTGATTCTTCTTGCTGATGGGATAATAGGACACACAAGAGAGCAGATAAGAATTCCTGATCCGGAGGAAGTTGAAATAGTCTATAGAAAGCTTCCCGCCAATGAAGAGGAAGCTAAATATCCATTTGGAGACGTTCATGGCGACTTAATTCCTCCGATGCCCCTCTTTGGTAACGGCTACTTTACTCACGTTACGGGCTCTACGCACAAGGAAAATGGCTTGAGAGATGTCTACACTCCAGAGGTTCACGATCGCTTGGTGAGGAGGCTTCACAAGAAGATAGAAGTTCACGAGAAGGAGATCCAAAAATGGGAAGAATACCACACCGACGATGCAGAGATTCTGCTCGTGAGCTGGGGCGTAAGCGCGAGGCCATCGCTTGGAGCGGTAATAGAGGCAAGAAAGAAGGGGATAAAGGCTGGACTCATTGTCCCTAAGACCGTTCATCCGTTCCCCGGGAAGAGAATTAAGGAGCTCTCTAAGGAAGCTCACACGATTCTTGTGCCCGAGATGAACCTTGGGCAGATGATACTCGAGGTGCAGCGCTTTGTAAGGGAGGAAGTTCCGGTTATTGGCGTGAACAAGATAGGTGGCGTTCCCTTAACGGTAGAGGAGATTTTAAAAGAAATAGAAAGCTCAGCCGAGCGTCCTCGTCACCGTTCGGCGGATTAGATATTCATCATCGCTGAATAAAGTTGGTGTTTGGATATTTAAAGGTGATGCGCATGGCAAAACAAATTTACACAAAGTATGAAATGGTCAAATATCTTAGGAAGGAAGCCCTCCCAACCGCACTTTGTCCCGGGTGTGGTGGGGGGACTGTGTTGAATGCTTTTGCAAACGCCATAGATCAGCTAAAAATCGACCCGCGTGACTTAGTTGTCGTGAGTGGGATAGGGTGCTCGGCTTGGATAGCCTCACCGTACTTTCTTGCTGACACCCTGCACACCACACATGGAAGAGCTGTAGCATTTGCAACTGGCGTTAAAGTTGGTTTGCCCGATAAGAAAGTTGTTGTCATAAGCGGTGATGGAGACCTGGCCGGAATTGGGGGAAATCATCTTATCCATGCAGCAAGGAGGAACATCGACATAACTGTAATCGTTGTGAACAACTTCATATATGGGATGACAGGTGGGCAAGTAGCACCAACAACTCCCTTTGGGGCAATTACCACCACGACGCCTTATAGGAACATTGAGCATCCACTAAAAATAGCCGAAACCGTAGCCTCCGCTGGGGCCTCTTATGTGGCAAGGTGGACCACTTTTCACGTTTACCAGCTGATAGAGAGCATAAAGAAGGCATTGACCGTTAAGGGATTCTCCCTTGTAGAGGCAGTTTCTCAATGTCCCGTGCAGTTCGGAAGGAGAAACAGAATGAAGACCCCAGCCGAGATGCTTCGCTGGTTCTCAAAGAATTCCATCCCAATAACCAAGGCCAAGAACATGTCTCCGGAAGAGCTTGAGGGGAAAATTGTCATTGGAGAGTTTGTAAGCAGAGAAAAGCCCGAGTTTACGGAAGAACTTAACAAGCTTATTGATGAGGTTGCCCAATATTACCGGCTGGGTGATGAAGATGCAGATTAGGTTAGCGGGTATTGGAGGACAGGGGGTTGTTCTTGCAGGCATAATCCTGGGAGAGGCGGCCGCCATAGAGGGGCTTAACGTGATCCAAACCCAGGATTATGGTTCCCAAAGCAGAGGGGGACATTCTATAGCTGACTTAATAATCTCAAAGGAGCCGATTTACGATTTAATGGTCACAAAAGCCGATATCCTCGTTGCACTTGCCCAGCTTGGCTATAATTCTACAAAGAACTCTCTCCGGGAGGATGGGCTTTTGATAATTGACACCGACCTTGTAAAGCCCGATAGGGAGTATATAGGCGCACCATTCACAAGACTTGCCGAGGAAAAAACGGGCTTGGCTTTAACCGTCAACATGGTTGCGCTTGGATATCTGGTTGC
The Thermococcus sp. 2319x1 DNA segment above includes these coding regions:
- a CDS encoding 2-oxoacid:acceptor oxidoreductase subunit alpha, which gives rise to MIIRGDEPEQIGLLKRLYPKGNYFMQGDEAIAYGALFAGCRFYAGYPITPASEIAETMARELPKLKGYYIQMEDEIGSIAAVIGASWTGLKSMTATSGPGFSLMMENLGYAIMTETPLVLVDVQRSGPSTGQATKGAQGDFFQARWGTHGDHPIIAISPTSVEDSFWETIRAFNLSEKFRIPVILLADGIIGHTREQIRIPDPEEVEIVYRKLPANEEEAKYPFGDVHGDLIPPMPLFGNGYFTHVTGSTHKENGLRDVYTPEVHDRLVRRLHKKIEVHEKEIQKWEEYHTDDAEILLVSWGVSARPSLGAVIEARKKGIKAGLIVPKTVHPFPGKRIKELSKEAHTILVPEMNLGQMILEVQRFVREEVPVIGVNKIGGVPLTVEEILKEIESSAERPRHRSAD
- a CDS encoding 2-oxoglutarate ferredoxin oxidoreductase subunit delta is translated as MANVEVKKDNYLAVGKTEAVEISVDTFLCKGCGICVEMCPRKVFEWSQELSEKGVHYPVPVHADKCVKCKLCELLCPDFAIAVKW
- a CDS encoding 2-oxoacid:ferredoxin oxidoreductase subunit beta, coding for MAKQIYTKYEMVKYLRKEALPTALCPGCGGGTVLNAFANAIDQLKIDPRDLVVVSGIGCSAWIASPYFLADTLHTTHGRAVAFATGVKVGLPDKKVVVISGDGDLAGIGGNHLIHAARRNIDITVIVVNNFIYGMTGGQVAPTTPFGAITTTTPYRNIEHPLKIAETVASAGASYVARWTTFHVYQLIESIKKALTVKGFSLVEAVSQCPVQFGRRNRMKTPAEMLRWFSKNSIPITKAKNMSPEELEGKIVIGEFVSREKPEFTEELNKLIDEVAQYYRLGDEDAD
- a CDS encoding DUF996 domain-containing protein yields the protein MSLKEARTYGSIGAVLSLLGGLIPRVGLLVTIAGMVMTLFAVREISNEFKREDIFRSYLVALILLLGAFLVLIIAVLFGIGAVVFKGMPFRAMEEGFWALRHIIATFLVGAFLAWILFLLGSYYLKKSYEEIADEIGVDVFKTTGSLYFLGTVLMIVFGLGALLILAGKILEIVAYLSLPEKVENGEG
- a CDS encoding archaeosine biosynthesis radical SAM protein RaSEA, translating into MTFWTSEDNVAGKKGIALYVILPTVGCYRYRIGEACYMCSYPAEAPKVPWSQEGLVEYFKKALKEIEGKKGPIAVRIFTSGSFFDDGEVKRETRRQIFSILAEMDNVEEIVVESRSELVRYDAVRELVEIIEGKHFEVAIGLETANDDIADVSINKGNTFEEFVRASEIIREAGANVKTYLLFKPIFLSERDAIEDVKESIKKAAPYTDTFSINVTNIQRGTTYERLWEKGEYRTPWLWSVVEILKWAKGNFPEKRILSDPVGAGSKRGPHNCGKCDKAVAKAIREFSNTQNLKFLENIEHDCLREWEYIVSEGLLDWQLQIW
- the surE gene encoding 5'/3'-nucleotidase SurE — encoded protein: MAKILVTNDDGIHSRGIKAAVEALQGLGEIYIVAPMFQRSASGRAMTIHRPLRAKRISMDGAKAAYALDGMPVDCVIFAMARFGDFDLAISGINLGENMSTEITVSGTASAAIEAATQEIPSIAISLEVNREKHKFGEGEEIDFSAAKYFLRKIATAVLKRGLPKGVDMLNVNVPYDADENTEIAFTRLARRMYRPSVEERIDPKGSPYYWIVGTQCPKEVLEPGTDMYAVKVERKVSVTPINIDMTAKVDLEEIKRLLEL
- a CDS encoding 2-oxoacid:ferredoxin oxidoreductase subunit gamma; protein product: MQIRLAGIGGQGVVLAGIILGEAAAIEGLNVIQTQDYGSQSRGGHSIADLIISKEPIYDLMVTKADILVALAQLGYNSTKNSLREDGLLIIDTDLVKPDREYIGAPFTRLAEEKTGLALTVNMVALGYLVAKTNIVRKESVERAIRRRVPKGTEEINLKAFRIGYEEGLR